Proteins encoded in a region of the Paenibacillus sp. E222 genome:
- a CDS encoding DUF1254 domain-containing protein, with the protein MHKRFRLLLYICFIVGIVSTSIAARSMEVQASPDYIKKDKAASSQEQLAYSLGVQAYIYGYPLVVMEQTRQMALKTRAPLNQFYYSSKLASPQYHDIVTPNSNTLYFSAWLDLSKGSVVLNVPANTDDRYYTVQMLDAYTNTFRNVSNRTTKNKAEQFTIVGPAGSSNVTKTSIQTPTPIVWLLGRVQVNGEEDLNRAAAFEKQFTLSAPTRNPSSGITDDSSLNQMSSMKNDPLAFYKIMTEQIRQNPPPACDAVLLDQFKLVGIDPAKGFEPADLNAATKAGLLRAAKDAQGIITNSVQSIPTTNGWYIGHNIGTYGNQFLLRAVVAYSGLGANVPQEELYARAFVDQNGEKLQGKQRYVLHFNPNDLPQVTGFWSLTLYGSDFYLVDNAIRRYSIGDLTKGLLYNPDGSLDIYIQPSAPEGKESNWLPAPPGEFNLVLRMFAPKPSMLKREYEVPPVARIQ; encoded by the coding sequence ATGCATAAACGTTTCAGGTTATTGCTTTACATCTGTTTCATCGTTGGGATTGTATCCACTTCGATCGCCGCGAGGTCAATGGAGGTTCAGGCCAGTCCAGATTACATAAAGAAAGACAAAGCAGCTTCTTCTCAGGAGCAGTTGGCTTATTCGCTTGGGGTTCAGGCTTACATATACGGCTATCCGCTGGTAGTTATGGAACAAACGAGACAGATGGCTCTGAAAACAAGGGCTCCGCTCAATCAGTTTTATTATTCCAGCAAGCTGGCTTCTCCCCAATATCACGATATTGTAACTCCTAATAGCAATACGCTTTATTTTAGTGCCTGGCTGGATCTCTCCAAAGGTTCAGTGGTCCTGAACGTTCCAGCTAATACGGATGACCGTTATTACACCGTCCAAATGCTTGATGCGTACACCAATACGTTCAGGAATGTGTCCAATCGTACGACCAAAAACAAGGCAGAGCAATTTACCATCGTTGGGCCGGCTGGAAGCAGTAATGTAACCAAAACATCTATCCAAACGCCAACGCCAATCGTTTGGCTGCTCGGACGTGTGCAAGTGAATGGAGAAGAGGATCTGAACCGTGCAGCTGCTTTCGAGAAACAATTCACCCTCTCAGCACCAACCCGTAATCCTTCCAGTGGCATAACAGACGATTCGTCTTTGAATCAGATGTCTTCCATGAAGAACGATCCGTTAGCTTTTTATAAAATCATGACGGAGCAGATTCGGCAAAACCCTCCGCCTGCCTGTGATGCAGTTCTGCTGGATCAGTTCAAGCTAGTTGGCATTGATCCTGCCAAGGGGTTTGAACCAGCTGATCTGAATGCTGCCACGAAAGCCGGACTACTGCGTGCCGCAAAAGATGCGCAGGGTATCATTACGAATTCAGTCCAATCGATCCCGACCACCAATGGATGGTATATCGGCCATAATATTGGAACCTATGGCAACCAATTTCTGCTGCGAGCTGTCGTTGCGTATTCCGGTTTGGGCGCCAATGTCCCGCAGGAAGAGCTATATGCACGTGCATTTGTTGATCAAAATGGGGAAAAGCTGCAAGGCAAGCAGCGTTATGTGTTGCATTTTAACCCGAATGATCTTCCACAGGTGACCGGATTTTGGTCTCTCACCCTGTATGGCTCGGATTTTTATCTGGTCGATAATGCCATTCGCAGATATTCGATTGGGGATTTGACGAAAGGTTTGCTGTACAACCCTGACGGTTCATTGGACATTTATATCCAGCCATCTGCTCCTGAAGGGAAAGAGTCGAATTGGCTTCCCGCACCGCCAGGAGAATTCAATTTGGTACTGAGAATGTTTGCGCCGAAACCATCGATGCTGAAAAGGGAGTATGAAGTACCTCCGGTCGCCAGGATACAATAG
- a CDS encoding oxalate decarboxylase family bicupin has protein sequence MKNENNTGKPLIIPQPIRKDGAGGPDLGPRDVMRDIQNPDMLVPPITDNGLLPNLRMSFSDTHMQLNHGGWSREITVRDLPIATTLAGVNMSLTPGGVRELHWHQQSEWAYMIWGTARITSVDQQGRNFIADVGPGDLWFFPKGLPHSIQGLEDGCEFLLVFDDGSFSDLNTLSISDWFAHTPPEVLSVNFGVPESAFHSMPTEQVYIFQDQVPGSVASQEVQSPYGTVPLSFKHRLLAQKPIITPGGSVRIVDSTNFPISTTVAAALVEIKPGGMRELHWHPNADEWQYYLTGQGRMTVFGGNGVARTFDYRAGDVGYVPVAMGHYIQNTGTDTLWFLEMFRSDRFEDISLNQWMALTPEDLVRDNLNASPELLHALRKEKWPVV, from the coding sequence ATGAAAAATGAAAACAACACTGGCAAGCCATTAATTATACCGCAGCCAATACGAAAAGACGGTGCCGGAGGACCCGATCTGGGACCTCGGGATGTAATGAGAGATATACAAAATCCGGATATGCTGGTGCCTCCGATAACCGACAACGGTTTATTACCCAACCTAAGAATGTCTTTTTCCGATACACACATGCAGTTAAACCATGGCGGTTGGTCCCGCGAAATTACGGTACGGGATCTGCCCATCGCTACAACACTGGCTGGTGTGAATATGAGTCTTACACCTGGAGGCGTACGGGAGCTGCACTGGCATCAGCAATCGGAATGGGCTTATATGATCTGGGGTACAGCACGGATCACGTCCGTGGATCAGCAAGGTCGTAATTTTATTGCAGATGTTGGACCGGGAGATCTGTGGTTTTTCCCAAAAGGTCTGCCTCATTCCATTCAGGGTTTGGAGGATGGGTGTGAGTTTTTGCTTGTATTTGATGACGGGTCCTTCTCTGATCTGAATACATTATCCATCTCGGATTGGTTTGCGCATACGCCACCAGAAGTGTTATCCGTCAATTTTGGCGTACCTGAATCCGCATTCCACTCCATGCCAACAGAACAGGTTTACATTTTTCAGGATCAGGTCCCTGGTTCCGTCGCAAGCCAGGAAGTGCAGTCCCCCTATGGCACCGTTCCGCTCTCCTTCAAACACCGGCTGTTAGCCCAGAAACCGATCATTACACCAGGAGGCAGTGTGCGCATTGTGGACTCTACCAATTTCCCGATCTCTACAACCGTTGCCGCAGCACTCGTCGAAATCAAGCCTGGAGGCATGCGCGAGCTTCACTGGCATCCCAATGCGGATGAATGGCAATACTATTTGACTGGGCAAGGAAGAATGACGGTATTTGGAGGAAATGGTGTCGCGCGCACTTTTGACTATCGGGCGGGAGATGTTGGATACGTACCTGTAGCCATGGGGCATTATATTCAGAATACGGGCACCGATACGTTATGGTTTTTGGAGATGTTTAGAAGTGATCGCTTTGAGGATATCTCCCTGAATCAATGGATGGCATTAACCCCGGAAGATCTGGTGCGTGACAACCTGAACGCTTCCCCCGAACTGCTTCATGCACTGCGTAAAGAAAAATGGCCTGTCGTTTAG
- a CDS encoding zinc-dependent alcohol dehydrogenase — protein MKAVTFQGTKDIQVKEVDDPRLQQKDDIIVRITSTAICGSDLHIYQGALPAQKDYVIGHEPMGIVEEVGPEVTRVKKGDRVVLPFNISCGECFYCNHDMESQCDNSNRNPEVHTGGYFGFTERYGNYPGGQAEFLRVPYGNFMPFVIPESCELEDEALLFLSDVLPTAYWSVENAGVKPGDTVTVLGSGPIGLMAQKFAWMKGAKRVIAVDRLPYRLDKAKRMNDSEVFNFEDYDDMGEHIREITQGGADVVIDCVGMDGKKSTLEEIGQKLKIQGGTLSAIEIGIKAVRKFGTMQVTGVYGSTYNMFPLGNLFERNINLRMGQAPVIHYMPELFRKITADEFDPTEIISHRIALENAKEAYRIFYEHEDECTKVILKP, from the coding sequence ATGAAAGCCGTTACTTTTCAGGGAACCAAGGATATTCAAGTCAAAGAGGTGGACGATCCTCGATTGCAGCAAAAGGATGACATCATCGTGCGTATTACTTCTACAGCCATATGTGGATCAGATCTGCATATTTATCAGGGAGCTCTGCCAGCCCAGAAGGATTATGTCATCGGCCATGAGCCGATGGGCATTGTTGAGGAAGTCGGCCCTGAAGTGACGCGAGTAAAAAAAGGAGATCGAGTGGTATTGCCTTTTAACATCTCCTGCGGCGAATGTTTTTATTGCAACCACGACATGGAGAGCCAGTGCGATAACTCGAACCGCAATCCGGAGGTTCATACCGGAGGTTATTTTGGCTTCACGGAGCGATACGGCAATTATCCTGGCGGCCAGGCTGAATTTTTGCGTGTTCCTTATGGGAATTTCATGCCTTTTGTCATTCCCGAATCATGTGAACTGGAGGATGAAGCTCTGTTGTTCCTATCCGATGTGCTTCCTACTGCGTACTGGAGTGTTGAGAATGCCGGGGTGAAGCCGGGAGACACTGTAACTGTGCTTGGCAGCGGGCCGATTGGTCTGATGGCACAAAAATTCGCCTGGATGAAAGGTGCCAAACGAGTCATTGCTGTGGATCGCCTTCCATATCGACTGGACAAAGCCAAACGAATGAATGATTCCGAAGTATTTAATTTTGAAGATTACGATGATATGGGTGAACATATTCGCGAAATCACCCAAGGCGGAGCGGATGTTGTCATCGACTGTGTAGGCATGGATGGCAAGAAATCCACTTTGGAGGAAATTGGACAGAAGCTGAAAATCCAAGGCGGTACATTAAGTGCAATTGAGATCGGTATCAAGGCTGTGCGCAAATTCGGGACGATGCAAGTAACGGGTGTCTATGGCTCAACCTATAACATGTTCCCCCTAGGTAATCTGTTTGAACGAAACATTAACCTGAGAATGGGACAAGCCCCTGTTATTCACTATATGCCGGAGCTTTTCCGCAAAATCACGGCTGACGAATTTGACCCTACCGAGATCATTTCTCACCGCATTGCGCTGGAGAATGCGAAGGAAGCTTATCGGATTTTCTACGAACACGAAGACGAGTGTACCAAAGTTATACTGAAACCTTGA
- a CDS encoding class I SAM-dependent methyltransferase, which produces MSNEQIKGQVRKQFAKNAEKYVTSVGHAKGDDLALLVASSQASLDMKVLDIATGGGHVANALAPLVEQVIALDLTDEMLQVAERFIRGNGHQNVDFIAGDAEHIPFEDDFFDLVTCRIAAHHFPDVPSFISEALRVMKPGGRLLLIDNVAPERDENDQFYNEIEKWRDGSHVRAWRKTEWIRMLELAGFRMETMVSFEKHFIFEDWCNRAGLPEPESKELEASMLSAPSVIKKYFNFELAQSGRLVSFKGESVYIQAVKAK; this is translated from the coding sequence GTGTCTAATGAGCAGATTAAAGGACAAGTGCGCAAACAATTTGCTAAAAATGCAGAGAAATACGTGACTAGTGTCGGTCATGCCAAAGGGGATGATCTGGCCTTGCTTGTTGCTTCATCTCAAGCGAGCCTTGATATGAAGGTGCTGGATATTGCCACTGGAGGAGGGCATGTTGCTAATGCATTAGCTCCGCTTGTGGAGCAGGTTATCGCATTGGATCTAACGGATGAGATGTTACAAGTGGCTGAGCGCTTTATCCGGGGAAATGGGCATCAGAATGTGGATTTTATAGCTGGGGATGCTGAACACATTCCTTTTGAGGATGATTTCTTTGACCTGGTGACCTGTCGTATTGCTGCACACCATTTTCCAGACGTACCTTCTTTTATCTCAGAGGCGCTTCGAGTAATGAAACCTGGTGGCAGACTGTTATTAATTGATAATGTGGCACCTGAACGTGACGAGAACGACCAATTTTACAATGAAATCGAGAAGTGGCGTGATGGAAGTCATGTTCGGGCATGGCGTAAGACGGAATGGATTCGGATGTTGGAGCTTGCCGGATTTCGAATGGAAACGATGGTTTCCTTTGAAAAACACTTTATATTTGAAGACTGGTGCAACAGGGCTGGACTTCCGGAGCCGGAGAGCAAAGAGCTTGAAGCAAGTATGCTGAGCGCGCCATCAGTGATTAAGAAGTATTTCAATTTTGAACTGGCGCAGTCTGGCAGACTCGTTAGCTTCAAAGGAGAAAGTGTATATATTCAGGCGGTAAAGGCGAAATAA
- a CDS encoding PTS fructose transporter subunit IIABC — translation MRITDLMIQETMIMDLQATTKEEAIDELIASLNRSGRINDPVLFKEMIYKREAESSTGIGGGIAMPHAKTTAVNEPTVVFAKSRKGLDFEALDDEPAHIFFMIAAPEGAANTHLRTLAALSRLLIDSDFISQLMSTDTPEEVSALFDAKQAEEAEKKAAKEKAEAEKAVNAANGTNAVSGSSSANDQKQNTSGLIVGNAASEDFVVAVTACPTGIAHTFMAEDALKKKAHEMGVNIRVETNGSEGAQNVLTADEIARAKGVIVAADKNVEMARFDGKPVLQRPVSDGIRKSEELIRKAVNGDAPIYRSQGGSGGKSEGESQGKVSVGSKIYKDLMNGISHMLPFVVGGGILLAISFLFEQIASPDNPIVQLLQTIGGGTGAFHFLIPVLAGFIAMSIGDRPALMPGMVGGLMAVNSNAGFLGGLAAGFLAGYVVIGLRKLFKGLPKAIDGLKPILLYPVFGLLIVGAISFYVFDPIFGSLNTWLVDALGNLGTGNAVLLGLLLGGMMSIDMGGPFNKAAYTFAIGVFTSSGNTDGAWMAAVMAGGMVPPLAIALATTFFKSKFTEQERKSGLTNYVLGFSFITEGAIPFAAADPLRVLTSCILGSAVAGGLTQLWSINVPAPHGGIFVAALANHALLFLLAVAIGAVISGLILGLWKKSPTVVK, via the coding sequence ATGAGAATAACAGACCTGATGATCCAGGAAACGATGATCATGGACCTGCAAGCCACGACGAAAGAAGAGGCTATTGATGAACTCATTGCAAGTTTAAACCGTAGCGGACGGATTAATGATCCGGTTCTGTTTAAGGAAATGATTTATAAACGTGAAGCTGAATCCAGCACGGGGATCGGTGGCGGTATTGCCATGCCTCATGCCAAAACAACAGCAGTCAATGAACCTACAGTTGTATTTGCCAAGAGTCGAAAAGGACTTGATTTTGAAGCGCTTGATGATGAACCAGCTCATATATTTTTCATGATTGCAGCTCCAGAAGGAGCGGCCAATACACATCTTCGTACGCTTGCGGCTCTTTCCAGGCTGTTGATTGATAGCGATTTCATCTCGCAGCTGATGAGTACGGACACTCCTGAAGAAGTGTCTGCATTATTCGATGCCAAACAGGCGGAGGAAGCGGAGAAAAAAGCTGCCAAAGAAAAAGCTGAAGCGGAGAAAGCAGTAAATGCTGCAAATGGAACAAACGCTGTATCTGGCTCGAGCAGTGCGAATGATCAGAAGCAGAACACATCAGGCCTTATTGTTGGCAATGCGGCATCCGAAGATTTTGTCGTTGCAGTAACCGCTTGTCCAACAGGTATTGCTCACACATTCATGGCTGAAGACGCACTCAAAAAGAAAGCACATGAAATGGGCGTTAATATCCGAGTGGAGACGAATGGCTCCGAAGGAGCACAGAACGTACTGACAGCTGATGAAATCGCTCGTGCCAAAGGGGTTATCGTTGCGGCGGATAAAAATGTGGAAATGGCCCGCTTTGATGGCAAACCGGTATTGCAAAGACCCGTGAGTGATGGCATTCGCAAATCCGAAGAACTGATTCGCAAGGCCGTTAACGGGGACGCTCCGATCTACCGAAGCCAGGGTGGCAGCGGTGGCAAGAGTGAAGGTGAAAGCCAAGGCAAAGTGAGCGTGGGCAGCAAGATTTATAAAGATTTAATGAACGGGATCTCGCATATGCTCCCATTTGTCGTGGGTGGCGGTATTTTGCTCGCCATATCCTTCTTGTTTGAACAAATTGCGAGTCCGGACAATCCTATTGTACAACTGCTGCAAACGATTGGTGGCGGGACCGGTGCGTTCCACTTCCTGATTCCTGTCCTGGCCGGATTTATTGCGATGAGTATTGGTGATCGGCCGGCCCTGATGCCTGGTATGGTCGGTGGCTTGATGGCCGTGAATTCAAACGCCGGTTTCCTAGGTGGTCTGGCTGCCGGTTTCCTGGCAGGTTACGTTGTCATTGGTCTGCGCAAGCTGTTTAAAGGACTGCCTAAAGCAATTGACGGATTAAAACCAATCCTGCTGTATCCAGTGTTCGGATTGCTTATCGTGGGTGCAATCAGTTTCTATGTCTTTGATCCAATCTTCGGCTCCCTTAACACATGGCTTGTAGATGCACTTGGAAACCTGGGTACCGGTAATGCTGTGTTGCTGGGCTTGCTGCTTGGCGGCATGATGTCCATCGATATGGGTGGTCCGTTTAACAAAGCGGCTTATACGTTTGCTATCGGTGTGTTCACATCCAGCGGTAATACGGATGGTGCCTGGATGGCAGCTGTTATGGCAGGTGGTATGGTACCGCCGCTGGCGATTGCACTGGCTACGACTTTCTTCAAATCCAAATTTACGGAGCAAGAACGCAAATCAGGTTTGACGAATTACGTGCTCGGATTTTCCTTCATCACAGAAGGTGCTATTCCATTTGCTGCGGCTGACCCGCTGCGTGTCCTGACATCCTGTATTCTCGGCTCTGCTGTTGCAGGTGGACTGACTCAACTGTGGAGCATTAACGTACCTGCTCCGCATGGCGGAATCTTCGTTGCGGCACTGGCGAATCACGCATTACTCTTCCTGCTTGCTGTAGCAATCGGTGCAGTGATCTCCGGTCTGATCCTAGGACTGTGGAAGAAATCACCAACCGTTGTGAAATAA
- the pfkB gene encoding 1-phosphofructokinase gives MIYTVTLNPSIDYIVEVDDLKLGDLNRMNRDLKLPGGKGINVSRVLNQLGAENTALGFLGGFTGRFINDKLKEDNILTDFVTIADDTRINIKLKHGEETEINGLGPAIRPEEAAGLLNKLSALQKGDIVILSGSVPPSLGADFYDRLINVCKQTSAEFVIDTTGPALMDALVHEPLLVKPNHHELAELFGVTINTQEELVTYGRKLLEAGAKHVLISMAGEGALLITQTDVYHASVPKGIVKNSVGAGDSMIGGFVGTFGLNEDLLEAFRTGVASGSATAFSDDLATRELIEELRTQVTITQI, from the coding sequence ATGATATATACCGTAACGCTTAATCCTTCCATTGATTACATCGTGGAAGTGGATGATCTGAAGCTTGGTGATCTGAACCGTATGAATCGGGACTTGAAACTTCCTGGAGGCAAAGGTATTAACGTATCTCGAGTGCTTAATCAACTGGGAGCCGAAAACACCGCACTCGGATTTCTAGGAGGGTTCACGGGCCGTTTCATTAATGACAAGCTGAAGGAAGACAACATTCTGACGGACTTCGTTACCATTGCAGATGATACCCGAATTAACATCAAGCTGAAGCATGGAGAAGAGACGGAGATTAACGGACTGGGACCAGCCATTCGACCAGAGGAAGCGGCGGGGTTGCTTAACAAGCTATCCGCCTTGCAAAAAGGAGATATCGTCATTCTTTCGGGAAGTGTACCACCTTCGCTGGGAGCTGATTTCTACGATCGTCTGATCAACGTGTGCAAACAAACGAGTGCCGAATTTGTGATCGATACGACAGGACCCGCCTTAATGGATGCTCTGGTGCATGAACCGCTGCTGGTGAAGCCGAACCATCATGAACTGGCTGAACTTTTCGGAGTAACCATCAACACTCAAGAGGAATTGGTGACCTATGGTCGCAAGCTTTTGGAAGCGGGTGCCAAGCACGTGTTAATCTCCATGGCAGGAGAAGGTGCGCTGTTGATTACCCAAACAGATGTCTACCATGCGAGCGTGCCAAAAGGAATCGTCAAGAACTCAGTAGGTGCTGGTGATTCCATGATCGGTGGATTCGTAGGGACATTTGGATTAAACGAAGACCTGCTTGAAGCGTTCCGAACGGGGGTTGCTTCGGGTAGTGCAACGGCTTTCTCGGATGACCTGGCGACTCGGGAACTCATTGAAGAGCTGCGGACTCAAGTCACCATAACCCAAATATAG
- a CDS encoding DeoR/GlpR family DNA-binding transcription regulator, which produces MLTEERYAVIIERLHERGIVKLQELVDVLGASESTIRRDLIDLESRQMLKRIHGGAALVNEKTPEPGMEEKTFKNIQQKTVIARLAAQEINNGECIYLDAGTTTLAMIPYIEAKDVTVVTNGLSHVEALVSKRIRSYLLGGMMKIHTKAVIGSIALQNMDNFRFDKCFIGTNGVDAEMGYTTPDPEEALIKRRAHQLSGKSYVLADSSKIGEITFAKLFDLEEADLITERMPEHWRSVIAQKTKIIEG; this is translated from the coding sequence ATGCTAACTGAAGAACGATATGCTGTAATTATAGAGCGCTTACACGAAAGAGGCATTGTGAAACTGCAAGAGCTTGTCGATGTGCTGGGTGCTTCTGAATCAACGATACGGCGCGATTTGATTGATCTGGAAAGCCGTCAGATGCTGAAACGCATTCATGGTGGTGCGGCTCTAGTGAATGAAAAGACGCCGGAACCTGGTATGGAAGAAAAAACGTTCAAAAACATCCAACAGAAAACAGTAATTGCTCGTTTAGCTGCACAGGAGATCAACAATGGTGAATGTATCTATCTGGATGCGGGGACGACGACATTAGCCATGATTCCCTATATTGAAGCCAAGGACGTTACGGTAGTGACGAACGGACTTTCACATGTAGAAGCGCTGGTAAGTAAGCGTATACGCAGCTATCTGCTTGGCGGAATGATGAAAATTCACACTAAAGCCGTGATTGGAAGTATTGCATTACAGAACATGGACAACTTCCGTTTTGATAAATGTTTTATCGGAACCAACGGAGTGGACGCCGAAATGGGGTATACAACTCCTGATCCGGAGGAAGCCTTGATTAAAAGGCGTGCACATCAATTGTCCGGGAAATCTTACGTGCTGGCTGATTCCAGCAAAATTGGGGAAATTACTTTTGCCAAACTGTTTGACCTTGAGGAGGCAGACTTGATTACAGAACGTATGCCTGAACACTGGCGCTCTGTGATCGCCCAGAAAACTAAAATAATTGAGGGATAG
- a CDS encoding G1 family glutamic endopeptidase, which yields MANNRNKRRKPCIPPTGKTKTNSALRFGWISSNWSGYARAGDKAQFRRISAEWNVPFVLPSSKSSYSSAWIGIDGYENSNLIQTGTGHDWVNGQASYYAWWEILPDVETVIPFPVSPGDRVRATIYKINRTRWCITLHNLTQNWTFRTVQQYTGQQSSAEWIVEAPSVGNSISRMAKITPVTFKCCRLNGRSPGFIAKEKGIMIQQKQVVSIPGEPGPCRDSFAVKRNSRGYC from the coding sequence ATGGCGAATAATCGAAACAAACGCCGAAAACCCTGTATCCCTCCAACAGGCAAAACGAAAACGAATTCTGCATTGCGCTTCGGGTGGATTTCCTCCAACTGGAGCGGTTATGCCCGAGCAGGTGACAAAGCTCAATTCAGACGTATCTCGGCTGAATGGAATGTGCCCTTTGTTTTACCATCGTCCAAGTCCTCATATTCCTCAGCCTGGATCGGAATCGATGGATACGAAAATTCCAATCTCATTCAGACTGGAACAGGCCATGATTGGGTTAACGGTCAAGCGAGTTATTACGCGTGGTGGGAAATTCTGCCTGACGTTGAAACGGTCATTCCTTTTCCTGTATCTCCAGGAGATCGAGTCAGAGCTACCATTTATAAAATCAATCGTACCCGCTGGTGTATCACTCTTCATAATCTGACCCAAAATTGGACTTTCCGCACCGTTCAGCAATATACAGGCCAGCAATCATCCGCAGAATGGATTGTAGAAGCTCCATCCGTAGGAAACTCCATCTCCCGAATGGCCAAAATCACGCCTGTCACTTTCAAGTGTTGTCGCCTGAACGGTCGCTCCCCCGGCTTCATCGCCAAAGAGAAAGGCATCATGATTCAACAAAAACAGGTTGTTTCCATTCCAGGAGAACCGGGACCATGCAGAGACTCTTTCGCCGTAAAACGAAACAGCCGAGGCTATTGTTGA
- a CDS encoding NAD(P)-binding domain-containing protein: protein MSLETLNQRVQDDLAYLAYGGADWIRPREHDEGHIYDVVIVGGGQSGLGAAFGFLRERISNILVIDENAAGLEGPWETYARMVTLRTPKHLTSIDLGIPSLTFRAWWEAQSGPSGWDAVDKIPRSEWMNYLRWYREVLNLPVVNEVKLRLIEPADGGIHRLHITGAGAPSNMLLARKVVLATGIQGGGEWHVPPLIAEKVPRHLYAHTSELIDFERLQEKRIAILGGGASAFDNANFALATGVAEVHVFVRREQLPSINPIRQMEQSGMIERFHVLSDEDKYATISHFFKYNQPPTNDTFNRAAAWPGFQLHLHAPWLDVQMKDGKAVVTTPQGQHSFDFLVISTGMVSDPALRPELRMVEAHIARWADRYQAPTEHRNTLLDAHPYLSPGFAMTSRDEEGEDKLRGLFVFNYSALASCGLSASAISGTRNAVPKLVSAVADQLFLDDREQILEQFFKYNEQEFTASWVKSEVGI, encoded by the coding sequence ATGAGCCTTGAAACATTAAACCAACGAGTACAAGATGATCTGGCTTATCTCGCATATGGAGGTGCGGATTGGATTCGCCCGCGGGAACATGACGAAGGCCATATCTATGATGTCGTTATCGTAGGTGGTGGGCAGAGCGGCTTGGGGGCTGCTTTTGGATTCCTGCGTGAGCGGATATCCAACATTCTGGTCATCGACGAAAATGCTGCAGGGTTGGAGGGACCTTGGGAAACTTACGCACGTATGGTCACGTTGCGTACACCGAAACATCTCACTTCCATTGATCTAGGAATTCCTTCGCTGACGTTTCGAGCATGGTGGGAGGCGCAATCAGGACCCTCCGGATGGGATGCAGTTGATAAAATTCCGCGCAGTGAATGGATGAACTATCTGCGTTGGTACAGGGAAGTGCTGAATCTGCCTGTCGTGAATGAAGTAAAACTGAGACTGATTGAACCTGCAGATGGAGGCATACACCGGCTGCACATTACAGGTGCAGGGGCTCCAAGTAATATGTTGCTGGCACGAAAGGTTGTCTTGGCTACGGGCATCCAGGGCGGCGGGGAGTGGCATGTACCCCCGCTGATCGCTGAGAAAGTACCTAGACATTTGTACGCTCACACGTCGGAGTTGATTGATTTTGAACGGTTACAAGAAAAACGGATTGCTATACTTGGCGGAGGGGCGTCTGCTTTTGATAATGCCAACTTTGCACTAGCCACAGGCGTGGCTGAGGTTCATGTATTTGTACGACGGGAACAATTGCCGAGCATTAACCCGATTCGTCAGATGGAGCAATCCGGTATGATCGAAAGGTTTCACGTATTGTCGGACGAGGATAAGTATGCGACTATTTCCCATTTTTTCAAATACAATCAGCCTCCGACCAACGATACCTTCAACCGGGCCGCTGCATGGCCAGGCTTCCAGTTACATCTTCATGCGCCTTGGCTGGATGTACAGATGAAAGATGGGAAAGCGGTAGTGACTACGCCACAGGGTCAGCACTCCTTTGATTTTCTGGTCATAAGTACGGGGATGGTGAGTGATCCGGCACTGCGTCCCGAGCTCAGAATGGTGGAGGCCCACATTGCACGCTGGGCAGACCGTTATCAAGCTCCGACGGAACACAGGAATACACTGCTTGACGCACATCCCTACCTTAGTCCTGGGTTTGCAATGACCAGCAGAGATGAGGAGGGGGAAGATAAGCTGCGGGGATTGTTTGTCTTCAACTATTCTGCACTTGCAAGCTGCGGCCTTTCTGCCTCAGCAATATCGGGGACAAGGAATGCTGTGCCGAAGTTGGTTTCAGCTGTAGCCGACCAGCTTTTCCTGGATGACCGGGAACAGATCTTGGAGCAATTTTTTAAGTATAACGAACAGGAATTTACCGCAAGTTGGGTGAAAAGTGAAGTTGGAATCTGA